Genomic window (Manduca sexta isolate Smith_Timp_Sample1 chromosome 26, JHU_Msex_v1.0, whole genome shotgun sequence):
ataatatgtgttacaaatatattaactttaaagATCAAATTTCGGCCACTGGAcgaccaataattataattaagatttaataatatCTACTCACCTTTGTTTCTACTTTATACGCCGAGAAAATTGGTATCGTTCTTCTGTACCGAATACTTGAAGCCCCTTGTAATGCATGCCCATCAACCGCTTTTATATTGTGGTAAATACCAGTTCTGTCGTAGAAGTGGAATCTTGCAAAATCAAGTTCACGCACATACCGGGCGTTGTTCATGTGtctcaaaaaaatatctacatctTGTGTTGTGCAAAAACCtgttgaaacataaataaatatagaattgtAATAACTTTACGTAATTCTTTAAgtgtatcaaaatataattaaactttatttaagtaaataagtacTATTGCCTGTTTTAATTGgcctatttatatatattttgacattgAATGTAGATCTAACAAAACTTAACGTTCTAGTCAAAGTTTTTGCCCGGTTAAAAATCAGTCGTAGACCCTTAGTCTCCGAAAATAATAGCTGGGCccttattttgtataatagtgtaaaactgtaaacgcgtaacgcggctgtgttatattatgttatcttcgagaaatgtgcgtggaacggtattctgtaagccaaatttctatagtcctaaacatgatgcgttgtgttacatcatacatgcttgttacgcattgttaaaataacgtgcgggatagagaataaggcccctgatatgCCAATCGTTACTAACCTCAGGTCTTTCATGATTGATTTAATGAAGTATTGAAGGTGAGAAGGTACCCAACTAGCTCATCCTTGTATTCGAAATGCCTGCCAAAACTGCGATATGAGTTATATGCACTATCCGTGAAGCTTATGTTCGTCCCATAACGTTATAGTGATGACCCCATCGTATTAATATTATGGCATACTTATAAAAACTCACGGCAAATCACTTATGAATTGAACCATAGGAGTCATATTTTATTCAGAAACCGATATTTCGTTCAATTTATTGAAAACTCGTATAAGTAGGCTTACAAAGTGAATTAGTagtatttacaaacaatttttacacatttaatcttattatttacttgCGTGAGGGAtggaattatttaaacatttgcatacaatataagaaaaaaatgtatataacatACCATATATAGTTGTAGTCTCATTAACGCCacatttcttttgaaataatctCCCAATTCCAATGGTAAAAGCAATCCGTAGAAAGTAGTTAATGTCCCAGAAAATGTATGACAGTGCTACGATTGTTGCTATcatacaatacattattatttttggataagaaaatttaatcacaagcaattaaaaaaacacgatGCCGTGCAAATCACAAATACACACTGGCGTTGAATAAAGTCTTTGTAACTAATACTATGCTAAATTGACGTCGTCTTTGctgtttttaaagttataagtGTGTGGAAATCGAGAATAATGTGTATCAAGCGGTAAACCCGTTAAAAGCGAATGAAAAGGTGATAGGAAAGACCATAACACTTGCTTTGTCTTACATATTTGATTACGCTCAAGTGTAATAAAGACGGCACTTCATTCGTGATTCCATTTCACTCTTAACAGATACTGAACCGACGCGATGGGACGTGTACTGATGTTTAAAATggatatgtataaaatttatagcggTTTTAAAAGAACGAGTGCCACGAAGATAGTTACATAACAGGTCTTTCCTTATAAAGTTACTTTAttaattgcaaattaaaaaCCAGAACGTTATATGCTACGTATTACTGTTTCTTTTACCTATAGCCTTGGTAGTATATATAGTCCGTTTTCTTCTTAATTTGGGAAACTCattcattagaaaataaaacaattaaggaataatatattttgtacttatatttttctataaccTTCTGCCTACATTCTTTCGTCACCAATAGGTACTGACCAATGAGTAATCAATCTTGAGACTTTTCTcgttaacaaatattaattttgcatgCTGAAATGAGaacaaataacaacatttaACCTCAACTTTAACTTATCTCTTAAAAAATATGTGCATTCTGTATAATTTCAGTTATATTACaactaagtatttaatttatgtttagacttgaagtattaaaataaagctggcttattttttacacaatacctacatatttattaatacaaaaaaaatacacaagatattaggtaagtacttacttatatctTTTtagaaacacatttttttaaggtaatattatcaacatttttACTTACTGATGAGCATTTCTTAATCGCAAACTAGATAATTCCATACTATGAAGCCAATGTGTAATGTAATCGGGACAGCTCGGCTTAGACTCTGATCCAACCAGGTCTTTCAGAAGTATTGCAATTGAGTTTCCATTAGGGCCTATGGCATGTTGACGAGATACCAACAAATGACGGACTTTGCCGTCTCGCAGTGTCACCACTTCATGTTCTAAGAATAAAGAGCGATCGTCCCAGTACACAAGCTGAAAAATAATACTCACTATGAtcttatctaaataaaacaatgcagtgaaaatatgaaatatgattGCTATACATTTTGCATAAATGAGAATGATGAATAAAATACGTGGGccattcattaattttaatgttattcagCTTAATTTTTGAAAGCTAACgacatttttctattattttagttCTAAATGTCAAGCAATCGAACGTTAATGGTTTTAAAGAGCTTGTGTAATGCACTCACAATGACTTTGAACTTATAACATTCAGAAAAGGTCATTCCACCCTGTGTTCgaaacatatataaatagtaaatgGGATCTGCAAAcctttgtgtttattttgtaggTTTGAAACATTGGCACCGGTTCTGAAGTTATGATCAAAGTACATCCTTGCAACGATTTGATTCTAAACTTCTGACTGCGCTGATATATGCCAGTTCTATCATAGAAGTGATACCGAGCGAAATCAAGCTCCCGGACCAATTTAGCTATTCGGATGTTCTTAAACGTAACATCACAGTTTTGAAATGTGCACATGCCTAAAACCCACAATAAACTGCTTTTATCAAATAACTGTAATTTTTGTAAGAATTTTCAATGAAACAAGTAGTTAAATACATAATCTCACCATATATTGTGGTAACATCCTtcaaagtattattacattgatATATTCTACCTGTTAAAACACAGAACAATGTACGcacaaagtaatttaaatcgcaaatcacatttaataatatgaaagtgATTAATAACGTAAAAAATGACATTGCTGTgctctttattacaataaattatgacaCTAAAACGTAAATACTATGCTATATACGAAGGCAATATGTTCTACTCAATCTAAAGTAATTATTTGATTCGACGTGTAAAATGtgagaataatttataattcaatgcgTTTAAATACGAAATAACATTTGAAGCGACGACAGTTACTTGTCACTTTTAACCTTAatgaataaaacatgtttttaaataaaagattgtaataaattatcgaAGTTCAATGCaggtacctacctacatacCTGTGTCGCTTTTAATAAAAAGTGCACTTTATCGactctacattttataattggcCATAGAAAGTACATgtgtgcataatattatgatagtagtgatgtaacgaatattcacattcgtatttagaaatatttgcgTCTTTTTTACTATTCGCACTGGCATTGGGATTCACGGATATAATATGATGCGAATATTTTGCGAATGTAATGTAACCAATGAAATacgtgaatatatttttagataaaaatacaaCTGATTAGATTTACAATgactttattacttaatttatctACTATTAACAATTGCCAAATAACTAATCACAAtagaatgataaaaataaacttccaattttttaaacacatttgactttctttatatttttgttttatcgagATCACAAAGTGTTACAGTTCAcgttatatgttatttatacgaCATCACTCTGTTATACCAAAAGTAAAAGTTACCtactaaaatattgttattaaattaataatgaattattaccACTtggtaatattgaaatatcaCTTTATAACAATATGACAACCGTTTTTGTAGAATAGACAAACTTTTTCGTTTTAtgtatcaatataattaattatattctatcaGTGCAAAccgtttttttgtataaaacacTGCATGAAGTAACGTTAATgcagaaataaatacaaaggataaataaagatttttgagccattaaacattaaaaaaaacaaatacatttacgTGTAAATTATAACCGCAAAATGTACATAGAGTAGTTTTATGCTGAAATATTTATGTCTGGCGTTCACCGTTCATGCTAGTGCGCACCATTTCCAGCTAAACTAAGCAAGTAAGAGATTACTTGGTTAGGTGACaatgtaaattttgtattaatattcttttaaattctGCTTAAACAGTTGCATTCAACCGAGATAGTATTATTGTGTCACAAAATTTTACGTGAAGTGCCATTTTGTTGTTTGCCATTGCCATTTAATTGCAACAGCAATTGACATTATGGTAAGACTTCTAGACTCTCAGTATCTATCCCTTTTCTTTTTATGCTGGCAACGTGCATGGTTTTATAAAGCAAATTAAATCTATGGAGtgtgcaaatttttatttaagaaaaatagttGCTAAACAGTTGATTTACAAACTAGTCATCGGGTGCGATACGAAATTGTTAATTACAAAGCTTATTCTGCTGTTatcatttcttttttcttattttcagAGAGTGTTATgctaaaagtttaattaaatgctaatttttgtttataattaataatgatagttttaatttcattaggTTCCAAATATATTGTGGCCATCACCTCCGAACTTACCTTTACATCTTAGGTACCTATCTATATACCTTAAAACTAATTTACGGAAACATGATTAACATCTACCAGCAGCCAATACTGTAACGTAAACACAGAATGTTTACGTCACAGTGTTGACTGCTTTCGGTTTCAACATTGtgtaaatgcaaataaaaatatccgatattcgcattcgcatcgGCGAATCTTAGATTCGACACTTCATATTCGTGAATATAGGAAatcgaatattcgttacatcgctattatattatatctagcTCGCTATATAATACTACTACAGACTGCTACTTCTGCAGAAGCGTAAaggtaaaaaatcataaatatattgacagaATAAGAATATTGTTTATCACAATGTCAAGACAAAAGtgccaattaaattattttatgtaaattgacttaTTTTTTGATTGTATACCTACCACTGCaactgttaatataattttatacgctCAACCAGAATTACTAATGGCATTTGGGGTAATTGTCTATACATATTTAGTTTACTAATCAAAGCGTGTTACAAATAAAGCT
Coding sequences:
- the LOC115441128 gene encoding protein THEM6-like — its product is MYCMIATIVALSYIFWDINYFLRIAFTIGIGRLFQKKCGVNETTTIYGFCTTQDVDIFLRHMNNARYVRELDFARFHFYDRTGIYHNIKAVDGHALQGASSIRYRRTIPIFSAYKVETKLAYWEDKTLFIEQKFITLSDGFVRAVVLSRQNLINVDVATLFKDIPGADKKPECPEEIKHWLQAIEISSAKLRKKD
- the LOC115441127 gene encoding protein THEM6-like; protein product: MSFFTLLITFILLNVICDLNYFVRTLFCVLTGRIYQCNNTLKDVTTIYGMCTFQNCDVTFKNIRIAKLVRELDFARYHFYDRTGIYQRSQKFRIKSLQGCTLIITSEPVPMFQTYKINTKLVYWDDRSLFLEHEVVTLRDGKVRHLLVSRQHAIGPNGNSIAILLKDLVGSESKPSCPDYITHWLHSMELSSLRLRNAHHMQN